Part of the Flavobacterium sp. KS-LB2 genome is shown below.
AACTGGTTTCCTGATTTTGGCAATAAAAATATCACCAACCTGGAAGTTGCTTTTTTCTTCTTCTTTGTGTAATTCAATTAGTTTTCCATCTTTTAATAAGGCAAAATCTACGGCTTCAGAACTAGATCTAATGATTAATTCTTTATTCACACTGTAAATTTTTTATCTATTCGCCAAGGCGAACAAATGGATTAAACAATATTTTAACAGGTATTGAACCCGGGGAAAATTAGCTGGCAGTTTGCAGTGGTAAGTACGCAGTTAACTGAATACTAAAAACTGGATACTGATTACTAATTCTCAATTTCAATGAACGTTTAAAAAGAAAAAAGTAGTTTAAAACTACTTTTTCTTTTTGTGACGGTTAGCTCTCGCTCTTTTCTTACGTTTGTGCGTTGCTACCTTATGTCTCTTTCTTTTTTTACCACTTGGCATATCTTGTAGATTTTATGATTAATTAATATTATTATTTTGCTTCGTTATTTGTTTTCACTCCTTCTACAAAAACTTTTGCAGGTTTGAATGCAGGAATGTTGTGTGCAGGAATTTTTATTGTCGTATTCTTAGAAATATTTCTTCCTGTTTTCTCCGCTCTAGTCTTCACTATAAAACTTCCAAAACCTCTTAAATATACATTGTCTCCAGTTTCTAATGAATTTTTTACTTCATTCATAAAAGTCTCTACAGTTGCCTGAACATCTCCTTTTTCAAGACCTAATTTTTCTGAAATTTTCGCTACGATATCTGCTTTCGTCATTTTCTTTCCTATTTATAATGTTGTACTATTTTTTTGAGTTTGCAAATATAGGAATTTAAAAAACAATTATTCAAGCTAATTCATTAAATTTTAATCAACTAAACTTTTACTTTTGCTAACAAATAATTAAAACATGATTTTTTCTAACTTGCTAATACAATGGTATTTACAAAATAAACGTGATTTACCTTGGCGAAATACTACCAATCCATACCCTATTTGGCTCTCTGAAATCATGTTACAACAAACTCGTGTTGCACAAGGAATGCCTTATTTTTTATCTTTTACAACCGCTTTTCCTACTGTTTTTGATTTGGCGAAAGCCAATGAAGAACAAGTTTTGAAACTTTGGCAAGGATTAGGATATTATTCTAGAGCTCGAAACTTGCATCAAACTGCACAGCATATCGCTTTTAATTTGTCGGGAATTTTTCCGGACACATATAATGACTTATTGAAATTAAAAGGAGTAGGAGAATATACTGCAGCGGCGATTGCTTCTTTCTCCTATAATGAAGCCGTTCCGGTGGTTGATGGGAACGTGTTCCGGGTTTTGTCTCGTTATTTTGATATGGATACGGATATTGCTCAGGCTTCTGCCAAAAAAGAATTCGCTGCTTTGGCTTTCGAACTCATGCCAAAGGATAATCCTGCAACGTTCAATCAAGCCATTATGGAGTTTGGCGCGTTGCAATGCGTTCCTAAAAGTCCGAATTGCGGTATTTGTGTTTTCAACGAAAGTTGTGCTGCTTTACAAAAAAATAAAGTTGACCAATTGCCGGTAAAGTCCAAAAAACTTAAAGTTAGGAACCGATACTTTAATTATTTGGTTCTTGAAGATGAAACGGGAAATACAGTTATCCAGAAACGAACGGACAAAGGGATTTGGCACAACTTATATGAATTCCCTTTGATAGAAACAGAAAAAGAAGAAGATTTTGAAACTGTTGCTGCTTTTATACAAAAGGATTTTAGCGACCAATATGAAATTATAAGTATATTAGAATACAACGAAAAAAGCATCATTCATAAATTGTCACACCAGCATTTGCATATCAAGTTTTGGAAAGTGAAAATTGAAGGAACAATTGAAAACGGAATTGATGGGGGAACTTTGAGAACTTTTCCTTTCCCAATTGTGATTCATAATTTTATTGAAAAGGATTTATAGAGTTTCTAAAAAAATGTATCTTTGATAGAAATACAAAATCCTACAATGAACGGAACATTAAATAAGGTTATGCTAATTGGATTTCTTGGTGATGATATCAAAATGCATTATTTCGACGGAGGCAATTGTATCGGAAGATTTCAGTTGGCAACAAACGAAGTGTATATCAATAAAACCACCAATGAAAAAATCACTTCTACGGAGTGGCATAATTTGGTAGTACGCAATAAAGCGGCTGAACTTTGTGAAAAATACCTTTCTAAAGGAGATAAAATCTACGTGGAAGGTCGCATTAAGTCACGTCAATGGCAATCAGAAGACGGAAGTACGAAACACACCACTGAAATTCAGGTAACTGAATTTACTTTTCTTTCTACAAAGAAAGATAGTGAAAGTAACAAACAAATTCCTGTACCTGATGTTCCAAAAAATACTAATTTTGACCCAGAAAATAATGTCTTGCCTATTAATGACTTGCCATTTTGATTGTTTAATTAATCTTAACTAATTTGGACCCAGAGCCCAGTTTATTTTTCTCATACGCTATTGATGCTAATGTAGTGTTTGGTTTTGTAGGAATTGCCATTTTGCTGTTTTGTTCCGCATTAATTTCAGGAGCTGAAGTAGCCTTGTTTTCGTTGTCACAAAAAGACATCGACGAAATAGTACAGGAAAATAACTCTAAAGGGAAAATTATTTCGGAACTTTTAGCAAAACCCAAAAAATTGGTTGCAACGCTTCTGGTTGCGAATAATTTCATCAATATCTCCATAATACTTTTGTTTTCGGTAGTTGGAAAAACGATTTTTTCGGCAGTAACAGTACCACTTTTAAAATTTATTCTAGAAGTATTAATCGCTGCTTTTTTAATTTTATTATTCGGTCAGGTCTTGCCGAAAGTGTATGCCAGCAGAAACAATATAAAGTTTGCTAAACTGATTGTCTATCCAATTGCTTTTTTGGACACATTGCTTTCGCCAATAAGTTTGCCCATGCGCGCTGCCACAATTTATTTGCATAACAAATTAGGAAAGCAAAAAACAAATTTCTCTGTCGATCAATTGTCTCAAGCGTTGGAATTAACCTCTTCGGATGAGACTTCTACCGAAGAACAAAAAATTTTAGAAGGAATTGTAAGCTTTGGAAATACCGATACCAGACAAGTGATGAGTCCGCGAATTGATATTTTTGCTTTAGAAATAGACGAGTCTTTTACCGCAATTTGTCCCAAAATCATAGAAAAAGGATATTCCAGAATTCCGGTTTATCGGGACAATATAGACCAGATAGAAGGCGTTTTGTATGTCAAAGATTTATTGCCACATATTAATACCAATGAATTTGACTGGAAATCGTTGTTGCGAGAGCCTTTCTTTGTTCCAGAAAACAAAAAACTGGACAATTTGCTGAAAGATTTTCAAAGTATGAAAAGTCATTTGGCTATAGTAGTTGATGAATATGGAGGAACTTCTGGGTTAGTTTCTTTGGAAGATGTTATTGAAGAAATTGTAGGCGATATTAGTGATGAATTTGATGATGAAAATATTAATTTTTCACAAATTGATGATAATAATTATCTTTTTGAAGGAAAAGTAAATCTCAAGGATTTCTACAGAATAATTGATGTTGATGAAGAGTTATTCGAAATCAAAAAAGGAGAAGCGGAGACACTAGCTGGTTTTATTCTTGAAATTTTAGGTAATTTCCCCAAAAAAAATCAAAAAATTACCTTCGAAAATTATCTCTTTACCATAGAATCGGTAGATCAAAAAAGAGTAAAGCAAATAAAAGTAACGATTGAATAAGTAAAAATGGTAAAAAAAAGAATCGCTTTTTCGGCAATAATTGCAGTCTCATTCTTGAGTTTTAGTTGTAAAGATGATGTCTTACCAAAACCATCAAGCTATTTGCGATTGGATTACCCGGAAGCCAAATATGTAAATTTTGAGAACGAATGCCCTTTTGCTTTCGAAATGAATGCGGATGCTATTATCAAAAAAGAGACCGATTGTGGCTTTACGATTACATATCCAAAAATGAAAGCGACTATTTATCTCACCTATAAACCCGTTGCGAAAAACATCAATCAACTGTTGGGTGATGCACAAAAATTGACCTATGAGCATGTGATTAAAGCAGATGATATTCTAGAGCAACCGTATTTGAATTCCGATAAAAAAGTCTATGGAATGTTTTATCAGGTAGAAGGAAATGCGGCAACAAATTCACAGTTTTATGTTACTGATAGTACTAAACATTTTGTAACAGGCTCAGTTTATTTCTATGCAAAACCCAATTACGATTCTATTATGCCAGCAGCCAGTTACATCAAAAATGACATGCAGCGACTGATGGAAACCCTGAAATGGAAATAATATTTCATAAAAAAAGCATTCGCCAGTAACGAATGCTTTTTTTGTAGAATTTGAAAGTCTGGATTACGACTTCATATTCGAAACTTTGTATGTTTTTCCATCAGCAGCGGCTTCGACAACTTTGGTCAATTTAGCTGGAGTTTGAACTGTTTTGTCAAAGGTTACGGTGGCTAATTTTGTGTCAAAATCTACCGTTGCTTTTTGAACGCCATCTAGTCCGGTCAAATCTTCTTGAATTGTTTTGGCACAACCCACAGCGCAAGTCATTCCCTCTACAGAGAAACTCGCTGTTTGAAGATTGGCAGCTGCAATTTCCTTTTTAACTTTTGGAGCTGCTGTTTCAGTAGTTTCTTTTGAAACAGTTTCCGATTCTTTTTCTTTGCAGCCTACAAATAAAACACTTGCAAGCACTAGTGTTACGATTGATTTTTTGAAATTCATCATATTGAAAATTTAAAAGATTAAAAGCATATTTATGAATGGCAAAATTAATTAAAAAAAGAAGCACTAATTCATAAAATAATTACAATTTTGGGGCAAAATTATCTTTATGGAATCAAAGCAGTTAAAATGGGTGTACTTGATGGTTCTTGCCTTAGTTTGGGGGAGTTCATTTATATTAATTAAAAAAGGACTAATAGGTTTGACAGCTTTGCAATTAGGATCGTTGCGAATTATTTTTGCAGCTATTTTTTTAGTGCTGATAGGGTTTAAAAGTTTGTCAAAGATTCCAAAGTTTAAATGGAAGTATATTGCCTTGACCTCAATGTTTGGAACGTTTATTCCTGCTTATTTATTTGCTATTGCCCAAACCGAAATTGATAGCTCTGTAAGTTCTATTTTGAATTCTCTGACTCCTTTGAATACATTAATTTTAGGAGCTTTGGTTTTTGGATTGCAATTCAAAAGAAATCAGATTTTTGGAATTCTAATTGGTTTAATAGGAAGTGCATTGTTGATTTTGAACGGTGCAATTCATCATCCAGAACAAAACTATTATTATGCTATTTTGGTTTTAATAGCTTCAATATGTTATGCCGTCAATGTGAATTTAATCAAGAAATATTTACATGATTTGAGTCCGTTGAGTATTACTACCGGTAATTTTATGGTGTTGTTTTTTCCGGCATTCATAATCTTGTTTTTATCCGGTTTCTTTGAAGTGGTTCATGATGTGAAAGTACAGGAATCGGTTTTGTTTATAATGATTCTTGGGGTTGTAGGAACTGGAATTGCGAATATTCTGTTCTTTAAACTCATCCAAATGTCTTCGCCCGTTTTTGCTACTTCTGTTACTTATTTGATTCCTGTTGTTGCTTTTTGTTGGGGATTATTAGACCATGAAATGCTTACGCCAGTGCAGTTTTTTGGTGCTTTTATTATTTTAATCGGAGTGTATTTGTCAGCGAAAAAATAGATTTAGAAATAGCATAAAAAACAACAAAGGCTGCCTATTTCTAGACAGCCTTTGTACTATTTAGAAGATTTGATTACTGAAAATCAGCATCAGTAACACCTTCGTTGATTTTTACATCAGACATTTTTATATCCAATTCAAAACCTACATTTTGGATGATATTAAACGGAACTTTAACTCCTTTTACTTCTTTATAATCTCCATAATTGGTAGTTTGTGTAATGGTTTGTCCGCCTTGTTCCATTACTTTCGATTCGGCTAGTTTTAGTCCTGAGGTCACATCATAATACAAGGTTGTTTTTCCATTTTTTACAGCATACGCGTCTTTTCCATTTATTGTCTCAATGCCGTTCAAGAGTAGCCCTTCTTTTTTAGAAAGCAATAATTCTTCAAAAGTCGTTGCGCTAGCTTTCATCTCGGTAAGCGTCGTTCCTTCAATGTTCTGGCGTTGCCCTTGTTGCATTACATAAGCGCCTTTTTCATTTACTACTTGTTTCATCAGGCTCATGGTTCCCATTGCTAATTCGACCATTATTTTGCCTTTAACATCAATTTTTGAAGTAAAGGTTAAAGGCGATGGTGCTTGAGGAATAGTTGTAGTTCCGTTCATCACAATCGTTTTTACTGCAGTAGCCGCTTTTTCTCCACCAATAGCTTTGATGTAATTATCAATAACACTTTTTGCTGTTACACCTGCAGGAACATCTTTTTTGAAAACCGGTTTTTCCATTGGGTTCCCGTATTTGTCAAAATAAAACATTGGAATTTTTAATTTTTCCAAAGCTGGAATCACTTCTGATCCTTTTCCGGCAATAATGATTCGTTTGTTGTCTAAAAGGAAATATTTGTTGGCTGCACGAAGTACATCATCGGCAGTTACTGCATTGATTGTTTTGATGTAGTTCTCATAAAAATCTTTTGGAAGATCTTCAGTCTCAATATTCAAGGCGTATCGTGCAATTGATTGTGGTTTTTCTACCTGCATCACAAATCGTCCTATATAACCAGCTTTTGTATTGCGGAGTAGTTCTTCGCTTACTTTCTCAGTTCGTATTTTTTTTATTTCTTTGATGAATTCCACTACAGCACTATCAGTAACTACATTTCTTACCGCCGAAGTTGATCTTAACTTAGTTACATATTTTCCGCTTCCTATTACAGAGCTAGCGCCATAAGTCCATGCGTGTTGTTCTCTTAAATTCATATTAAGGTAACTGTTGAAGTCGCCACCAAGAATAGAAGTTGCGATTACGGCTGGGAAGAAATCAGGATCACTCATTTTTAAATTTAGTGTATTCACTAATGAAATCTCCGACTGTACTGCATTAGGCACGTCAACAAAATTGATTTGGGTAAACGGCACATTTTCTGGCGCGGCATAGGTCAATTTTGGTGTGCTTCTTTTTTGCCATGCCCCAAATAGTTTCTCTATAATTGGTTTTGCTTCTTTGTATTT
Proteins encoded:
- a CDS encoding HU family DNA-binding protein, which gives rise to MTKADIVAKISEKLGLEKGDVQATVETFMNEVKNSLETGDNVYLRGFGSFIVKTRAEKTGRNISKNTTIKIPAHNIPAFKPAKVFVEGVKTNNEAK
- the mutY gene encoding A/G-specific adenine glycosylase; this encodes MIFSNLLIQWYLQNKRDLPWRNTTNPYPIWLSEIMLQQTRVAQGMPYFLSFTTAFPTVFDLAKANEEQVLKLWQGLGYYSRARNLHQTAQHIAFNLSGIFPDTYNDLLKLKGVGEYTAAAIASFSYNEAVPVVDGNVFRVLSRYFDMDTDIAQASAKKEFAALAFELMPKDNPATFNQAIMEFGALQCVPKSPNCGICVFNESCAALQKNKVDQLPVKSKKLKVRNRYFNYLVLEDETGNTVIQKRTDKGIWHNLYEFPLIETEKEEDFETVAAFIQKDFSDQYEIISILEYNEKSIIHKLSHQHLHIKFWKVKIEGTIENGIDGGTLRTFPFPIVIHNFIEKDL
- a CDS encoding single-stranded DNA-binding protein translates to MNGTLNKVMLIGFLGDDIKMHYFDGGNCIGRFQLATNEVYINKTTNEKITSTEWHNLVVRNKAAELCEKYLSKGDKIYVEGRIKSRQWQSEDGSTKHTTEIQVTEFTFLSTKKDSESNKQIPVPDVPKNTNFDPENNVLPINDLPF
- a CDS encoding gliding motility-associated protein GldE → MDPEPSLFFSYAIDANVVFGFVGIAILLFCSALISGAEVALFSLSQKDIDEIVQENNSKGKIISELLAKPKKLVATLLVANNFINISIILLFSVVGKTIFSAVTVPLLKFILEVLIAAFLILLFGQVLPKVYASRNNIKFAKLIVYPIAFLDTLLSPISLPMRAATIYLHNKLGKQKTNFSVDQLSQALELTSSDETSTEEQKILEGIVSFGNTDTRQVMSPRIDIFALEIDESFTAICPKIIEKGYSRIPVYRDNIDQIEGVLYVKDLLPHINTNEFDWKSLLREPFFVPENKKLDNLLKDFQSMKSHLAIVVDEYGGTSGLVSLEDVIEEIVGDISDEFDDENINFSQIDDNNYLFEGKVNLKDFYRIIDVDEELFEIKKGEAETLAGFILEILGNFPKKNQKITFENYLFTIESVDQKRVKQIKVTIE
- the gldD gene encoding gliding motility lipoprotein GldD is translated as MVKKRIAFSAIIAVSFLSFSCKDDVLPKPSSYLRLDYPEAKYVNFENECPFAFEMNADAIIKKETDCGFTITYPKMKATIYLTYKPVAKNINQLLGDAQKLTYEHVIKADDILEQPYLNSDKKVYGMFYQVEGNAATNSQFYVTDSTKHFVTGSVYFYAKPNYDSIMPAASYIKNDMQRLMETLKWK
- a CDS encoding heavy-metal-associated domain-containing protein, translating into MMNFKKSIVTLVLASVLFVGCKEKESETVSKETTETAAPKVKKEIAAANLQTASFSVEGMTCAVGCAKTIQEDLTGLDGVQKATVDFDTKLATVTFDKTVQTPAKLTKVVEAAADGKTYKVSNMKS
- a CDS encoding DMT family transporter, whose protein sequence is MESKQLKWVYLMVLALVWGSSFILIKKGLIGLTALQLGSLRIIFAAIFLVLIGFKSLSKIPKFKWKYIALTSMFGTFIPAYLFAIAQTEIDSSVSSILNSLTPLNTLILGALVFGLQFKRNQIFGILIGLIGSALLILNGAIHHPEQNYYYAILVLIASICYAVNVNLIKKYLHDLSPLSITTGNFMVLFFPAFIILFLSGFFEVVHDVKVQESVLFIMILGVVGTGIANILFFKLIQMSSPVFATSVTYLIPVVAFCWGLLDHEMLTPVQFFGAFIILIGVYLSAKK
- a CDS encoding insulinase family protein, translated to MKKTNILLFILLVTGIMQAQERTQPKPGASPVVNIKKPQTFVLTNGLKVMIVENHKLPKVSFSLSLDNAPYAEGNKKGVDELTSSMIGNGSKKLAKDAFNEEIDFLGADINFNSQGAYASTLSKYSKRILELMAEGALHPNFTQEEFEKEKAKLLEGLKSQEKSVPAIANRVVDALAFGKNHPSGEYMTEETIKNVTLADVQANYTNYFVPENAYLVIIGDIKYKEAKPIIEKLFGAWQKRSTPKLTYAAPENVPFTQINFVDVPNAVQSEISLVNTLNLKMSDPDFFPAVIATSILGGDFNSYLNMNLREQHAWTYGASSVIGSGKYVTKLRSTSAVRNVVTDSAVVEFIKEIKKIRTEKVSEELLRNTKAGYIGRFVMQVEKPQSIARYALNIETEDLPKDFYENYIKTINAVTADDVLRAANKYFLLDNKRIIIAGKGSEVIPALEKLKIPMFYFDKYGNPMEKPVFKKDVPAGVTAKSVIDNYIKAIGGEKAATAVKTIVMNGTTTIPQAPSPLTFTSKIDVKGKIMVELAMGTMSLMKQVVNEKGAYVMQQGQRQNIEGTTLTEMKASATTFEELLLSKKEGLLLNGIETINGKDAYAVKNGKTTLYYDVTSGLKLAESKVMEQGGQTITQTTNYGDYKEVKGVKVPFNIIQNVGFELDIKMSDVKINEGVTDADFQ